The genome window ACGGACGGCCAGATATTCGAGGATTCTTTCTTTTACATCGTCCAAACCATAGTGGTCATGGTTGAGGATCTTTTCTCCCTTGGCAATGTCAATGACATCCGGTTTGGGTTCTTCCCAGGGGAGATTGACAATGGTTTCAAGGTAATTTCTGGTGACAATGTATTCGGATGAGGAGGGATCCATAAGAGCGAATTTTTCCAGTTCTCTCTCTACCTGTTCCTTGATTTCACCTTCAAAATTGAGTTTATCCACCATCTCTTTGAACTTGATATATTCGCTGGATTTCGAATCCACCGGTTCGCCCAGTTCTTTTTTAATGGCCTTAATCTCTTCTCTGAGGAAGTATTCCCTCTGGCTTTTCTCTATCTTTTCATTGATCTGTGTGGCAATCTTTTTCTGGATTCGCAGGAGATCCTGCTCCTTTTTAATGAAAACCAGAACCTTTTCCATACGGGCTCTCACATCCAGTTCTTCCAGTATTTGCTGCTGCTGAACCCTGTCGATGTTGAGGATTGAGGTTATAAAGTCGGCAATTTTTCCCGGATTATCTATGTTGACCATGTTCAGGCGCATCTCTTCCGAAAAAAGAGGATTATCTTCTGATATCTGTTTCATTTCGGAGATGACCGAACGGGTCAAAGCCTTCAGTTCATCCTTCTGTTCTGAACCAACGATGTCATCCAGGTAGTCTACTGCCGCAATCAGAGGGGCTTCACTGGTAAAGAATTTTCTGATCCTGAAGCGTTTTACTGTGGAAATGAAAATATTGACTCCACCATCGGGAAGGTTTATTTTTTTGACGATTTTAGCTGCCGTTCCCACCTGATAAATGTCTTTGGGGCCTGTGGCGGATTCATCTTCCTCTTTGAGAAGAATCAAACCTATGACCTTATCATTCTCCATGGCCTGATTTACAATTTCTATATCATCATTGGATGTGATCATAATAGGTGTAAAGATCCCCGGAAATATTGGCTTTCCTAAAAGGGGGACAATAAACAATTTGTCCGGCAAGGCCTGTTCCGCTACGATGATCTCTTTTTCTGACATTTTTTACCTCTATTTTTTCCTGTTAACAGGCTTTTTATTCATTAAAGGGTGACCCTTGCTTGTACTCTCATTGAATTTAAAATTTCAGGCCCTTAAAGGCAAGTCTTTTCTCTCTTTTCCCGGTGGAACCTTTCGCCTATACTGAAAGAGAACCATGAATCGACTGATCAAAGAAAACTATATTCCCTTAAAAGCCTCCGACCTGGGTGAAAACCATAAACTGGTTTTAATTCTCACCCCGGGGCAGGGGTTGATCCGGATTGCCGTCTTTGGAGTTAAGGGTAAAAAATCGGGTTCCCAGAGAGCCTTGATTCAGCCTTTTTCTCTCTGCCGGGGCGATCTGTATTACGATCCTGTCAAGAAGCTCTGGCGCCTGAAAGAGGGAGAATGCCTTGAGAGCCGGGATAGTTTTCATGCTCATCTCAATAAGTACTATGCAGCTCTTTTCTGGTCGGATCTTATCATACAGACCTATGCCGGAGGAGGCAGCCGGGATTTTTTCAATCTTTCGGAGTCTCTGTTCCGGGATCTGGATCAGGAAGCTGAGGCTCTAGTGCCTGGTCTCTTCTTGTCTTCTCTCTGGGATTATCTGGCCCTCGAAGGAATCCAGCCTGAAACAAACCGCTGCTCCCGATGTGGCAGACCGGCTCCTGCGAACAAGGCCGTTTGTTACAGCCCGGAGGGGATGGTTGTTTGTTCCCGTTGCCGTATTGATCGGCTGCCCTTGCTCACGGCTCCTGCCAGGGAATTTTTAGAATCGGTCATCGGGAAACAGGGGCTTCCAGAGGTTGACGCTGATACCCTTGAGAGCCTGACAAGCTATATTATGACCATTCTGAGGACCATTGTCAGGTTGAATATGGGACAGGAGTCTCTTCGAATTATTTTTAAATAAACAGAACATCGTTGAAGAAATGAGCTTTCAGCTTATATAATAGCGCATCCTCAAATAAAAATTAAAAAAATTGGAATGTTCATGATGAAAAAGAACAATAAAAAAAGGATTCGAGACTCTCTGGCTTTTTCTCTCAATATCTATTTCCTGATCTTCCTTTCTGTCATTTTTATATTTCTTGGATATTTCTTACGCACAACAACGAACACTCTCATACAGAAGGAACAGCAGGAAAATCTTATACGAATGTCTCGATCCACCATGGGAACGATGTCCCTGCAGATGGAGAATGCAGGAAGAGTGCTTTTTGCGCATGCAATGAATCCGAATTATGGCGTTAGTCTGCAGAATCGAAATTTTACATATTCAGCCAGTGTCCTTTACAAGCTGAAGTCCCAGAGTCCCTATTTCGAAGATGTTTTTTTAATGGATTCAGAGGGACTTGTTGTCGGATCCACAAACCCGAAACTGAAGGGGAAAGACTATTCGGAGGATTCATTCTTTAAGAATGCCAAGATGTCCGGTCATGAATTTGACATTGATCCAACGATTGTTCGATTCGGAGAAGAGGGCTATCCGGCAGCCATCGTTTCGTCTGCCGTTCTTGTGGACGGGAATATTGAGGGATTTTTGGTCATATCCATGAATATGCAAAAATTCGGGACCGATTTTATTGTGAATAGAAAAGTGGGTGAGACGGGAAACACCTATGTCATAGACAGCCAGGGGATCATCTTTATTCATCCGGACAAAGAACACATCTTCCTGGATTCCAAGAACCTTGATTTCATCAACGCAGTCCTTGAAGCAGGTTCGCAAGAAGTCTATTTACCCTATACATTCGAGGGTGTTTCAAAACAAGGGGCCTTTGCCTGGATGGAAGATCCTAAGTGGCTGGTTGCTACCGTTGTTGATGACAGTGAGGTTTTTAGGATCACCCGGAGTATAACTCTTATTCTGATTATCCTCCTTTTCTCAACAGATCTTATTCTAATCTTTTTTCTCGCTTTTGTGGTCCGTCATAAGATCACAAGCCGTCTCCTCCCAGTGGAAATTCTAATGGGAAAGGCCGCCGAAGGGCAGCTGAATGCTAAGGGACAGTGGAAAGGGAGAGATGAAGTGGCTTCTATAACACGGAGTTACAACAGCCTTGTTGATTCCCTGAGCAGTTTTTTTCATGACCTGAATAATCGTATGAACAATATGGATGAGGGCGGGAATGACCTTGCTTCCAATATGGAAGAGACAGCTGCCGCCGTACAGCAGATCAAGGCCAATATTGACAGTTCTATGAAACAGATTAGGGCCCAGGACGAGAGTGTTCATGAAACAGCCAGTGCAGTTACTCAGGTCGCTTTAAACATTGAATCCCTGGACCGGTCACTCAAAAAACAGGGGGAGAGTATTCTAAGTTCATCCAGTTCGGTGGAAGAGTTGATTGCCCAGATCAATACCATCAGTAATTCTACTTCCGAAGCCAGAGCTTGCATGGATGAATTGGTGGGAGCCACCCGCAATGGGTCTGATAAATTGAATTTGGTCAGCGGTCAGGTCCATGAAATACTGGAGAGATCCCATAGACTCGAAGATGCCAATAAGCTGATCTCCGGTATCGCTGCCAGGACGAATCTTTTGGCCATGAATGCCGCTATTGAGGCTGCCCATGCGGGTAGCGCGGGCCAGGGATTTGCGGTTGTTGCTGACGAGATCAGAAAATTGGCAGAGCAGTCTTCTACCCAATCTAAAGAAGTGAAGGCCTCTATCGGAGAGATTAATGCCAGTATTATGGATGTGGTGAAGGGGTCTCAGGAATCTGGAAAGTCTTTTGACATTATTCAGGAAAGTATAGGCAGGATGAACCGGATAACCGATGAAATCCGATCCTCCATGGATGAACAGGCTCAAGGGGGACAGGAAGTTCTCCAGTCCTTGTCCGAAATGCGGCAGATTGCTTCGGGAGTCATGGAGCAATCTGGAGAAATGTCACAAGGGAATGATCTGATCAGAGGAGCTGTCGGTTCTTTGGGTGAAATCAGTATTCAGGTCATTCATGCCATGGATGAAATCAACAATGGTATCAATGAAATCAACCAGTCCATGGTGAATGTGGCCACTTTGACCGAAAAAAACAGAGAGAATATTGAGTCTGTGAAGGCCGATGCATCAAAGTATAAAATATGAGGGAAGGGGGCTTTGGAATGCTCATTGCAGAATCCTCCTGAAAATTATTTCTTTTCCAGGTATATCCAGGTCATATTTTTTTGTTCTAACAGTCATATCAGAATTTAATCGTTGTAAGATCTTGCCAGTGGAGAATATAATACTTTAAAAGTAAAAAAAACATTTGAAACTGGAATGATTTTTATGAAAAGAAACAACAAAACAATCCGCGACTCTCTGGCTTTCTCTCTTAATATCTATTTTTTAATATTTCTTACTGTCATTTTTCTTGTTCTTGGATTTTTTTTAAGAACTGTGGCAAACTCAATTATTCTAAAAGAACAGCAAACCAATTTGATGAGCAACTCTCTGTCCATCAAGAATTCTTTATCATCAGATATGGATAATGCAGGAAAATTACTTTACGCCCATTCTATCAATCCAAACTATGGGCAGAGCCTGATTGATAGAGAATATTTTCATTTAGACAGTGATCTCAATAAACTAAAATCTCAATGTCCTTACTTTGAAGATATCTATCTGATGGATTCAAAGGGAATTGTTGTCGCTTCGACAAATCCAAAATTGAAAGGGAATGATTATTCAAATACATCCTACTTTCGGCATTCAAAGAGTCCTGGCCATGAATATTTCATAGATTCAACTATTATTAAAACTGGAGAGTCTGGTTATCCCTCGGCTATGATTACCTCAGCAATCAATGTGTATGGGAAAATCGTAGGTATCCTGGCTATTTCGATGAATATGTCTGAATATGGGCATGATGTAATTCTAGATAAAAATATAGGAGAAACCGGGTACTCCTATGTAATCGACAAGGATGGAGTCCTTTTTATTCATCCCGATGAAGATAAAATGTTTTTTGATTCTCATAACTGGGAATTTATTAATACTGTTTTTGAATCGGGAGAGAAGGAACTATATTTACCCTACACGTTTGAGGGTATTTCAAAGCAGGGCGCTTTTGTCTGGATGGATGACCCTCAGTGGCTGGTCGTTGTCGGCATTAATGATATTGAAGTCTTTAAGGTCTCCCGGCAGATAACTCTTATTCTAATTGGTCTCCTTTTATCGGCTGATATTCTCCTAATCTTTTTTCTCGCTTTTGTGGTCCGTCGAAAAATTACCAGCCGTCTCCTCCCGGTGGAAATTCTAATGGGAAAGGCCGCCGAAGGGCAGCTGAATGCTAAGGGACAGTGGAAAGGGAGAGATGAAGTGGCTTCTATAACACGGAGTTACAATAGCCTGGTTGATTCCCTGAGCAGTTTTTTTCATGACCTGAATAATCGCATGATGGATATGGATGAGGGCGGGAATGACCTTGCTTCCAATATGGAAGAGACAGCTGCCGCCGTACAGCAGATCAAGGCTAATATTGACAGTTCTATGAAACAGATTCGGGCCCAGGACGAGAGTGTTCATGAAACAGCCAGTGCAGTTTCTCAGGTCGCTTTGAGTATTGAAGCCCTGGATAAATCCCTTAAAAGACAGAGCAAGAGTATTCTCAGTTCATCCAGTTCGGTGGAAGAGTTGATTGCCCAGATAAACACCATCAGTAATTCTACTTCCGAAGCCAGAGCTTGCATGGATGAATTGGTGGGAGCCACCCGCAATGGGTCTGATAAATTGAATCTGGTAAGTTCTCTGGTTAATGAAATACTGGAGAGATCCCATAGACTCGAAGATGCCAATAAGCTGATCTCCGGTATCGCTGCCAGGACGAATCTTTTGGCCATGAATGCCGCTATTGAGGCTGCCCATGCGGGTAGCGCGGGCCAGGGATTTGCGGTCGTTGCTGACGAGATCAGAAAATTGGCAGAGCAGTCTTCTACCCAGTCTAAAGAAGTAAAAACATCCATTGGAGAGATCAATACCAGTATTCTGGATGTGGTTAAGGGGTCTCAGGAATCTGGAAAGTCTTTTGACATTATTCAGGAAAGTATAGGCAGGATGAACCGGATAACCGATGAAATCCGATCCTCAATGGAAGAACAGTCCCAGGGAGGCCAGCAGGTTCTTCAATCCTTGGCCGAAATGCGTCAGATAACTACTGCTGTCATGGAGCAATCCGGAGAAATGTCCCAGGGTAATGATCTGATCAGAGGAGCTGTCGGTTCTTTGGGAGACATCAGTATTCAAGTGATTCAAGCCATGGATGAAATTGATAATGGGATCAGTGAAATCAACCAGTCTATGGTCAATGTGGCTGCTTTGACGGAAAAAAATAAAGATAATATTGAAGCTGTGCGGGCTGATGCTTCTAAATATGAAGTATAATAATGATTCTCTTTCCGGCGGAAAGAACGCTAGACTATTATTTTGAATCGCCCCCTCTTAATACTCCTTTATAGGGCACCTTGATGGACCACATTGCATCTCTTTATCCTGCCTTTATATCAAGGGCTGACAGAAGGAGCTATTGTGAGGTATTTTAGTGTGAGGGAGTATGAGGATGCGCATCGTTGATATTATAATGAAAAAACGCGACGGAGCTGCTCTGACTGAAGAGGAGCTTCGTTTCTTTATTAATGGTTATGTCACTGGAGATATCCCCGAATACCAGGCCAGTGCCTGGCTTATGGCCGTATACTTTCGAGGGATGGATGCCGTCGAAACAGGGCTTTTGACCAGACTCATGATGGAGTCGGGCGTCCTTATGGATCTCAGCGACCTTGCCGGACCTCTTGTAGATAAACATTCCACCGGCGGTGTGGGGGATAAAACCTCCCTCATCCTCGCTCCCCTGGCTGCGGCCTGCGGTGCCCAGGTTCCCATGATGAGCGGTCGCGCCCTGGGACATACCGGAGGCACTCTGGACAAATTGGAGTCGGTCAAAGGCTATACCGTCGATGCCACAGAGGATGATTTGAAGCGGATCATCGCTAGAGCCGGGTATGCCCTTATCGGTCAGACCGCCCAGGTCGTTCCTGCAGACAGAAAAATGTATGCTCTTCGGGATGTTACAGCCACGGTGGAATCTATTCCATTGATTACGGCTAGTATTCTGAGTAAGAAGCTGGCCGAAGGAGCCCAATCTCTTGTCTTTGATGTAAAATGCGGTTCTGGGGCCTTTATGAAAACATTACAGAATGCAGAGATCCTTGCCGAATCTCTTGTGAAAACAGGACAAGCCATGGGGCGGAAGGTCATCGCTCTCATCACGGCCATGGAAGAACCCCTGGGCCGGATGGTGGGAAATTTTCTGGAAGTGGAAGAATCCTGGAATTGCCTCCAAGGAGGAGGACCTGACGATTTGATGGAAGTGACCTTGGCACTCTGCTCCAAAATGCTTTTGACCTCTGGTCTCTGCAAAGGTTCTGATGAGGCCATGGATCTATGCCTGCAAAAAATCAAAAGTGGAGAAGGAGCTGACCGGTTCCGGGAAAACATGATTGCCCAGGGAGCCGACTGGCAGTGGTTTTTAGACCATGTCGGAACGTGGCGAGCCCCTGTCAAAGTAGAATTCAAGGCTCCCCGGCAGGGAATCATTCATGAAATCAATGCCTACAAGGTGGGCATGTGCGCCCTGGGGTTGGGAGTGGGACGAAATAAGGCAGATGATCCTGTGCAGCCCCATACGGGATTGCACTTTTTAAAGAAAAGGGGTGAGTCGGTGGCAAAGGGAGATCTTCTTTGCGAAGTCTTTGCCCTGAATGATCAGGATGCCCGTCAGGCTCTGGCCTCTCTGGAGGAGGCTTTTCGCATATCCCCAGACCCAATGACTCCAGAAGCTCTTATTCTGAAAGAAGTCGGAGAACTCTAATAAATTAGTATGAAATGGACAAAAAAAGATATTGAAGGCGGCAAAGTCCGCCAACTCGCTGAAAGAACCGGAATGGATTTGCTTCAGGCATCCATCCTCTTGCGGAGAGGAGTGGATCTCGATAAAAGCCGATTTTTCCTGGAGGATGATTTTCGTTACCTCCATAACCCTTTTCTTTTCAGGCATATGGCTGATGTGGTGGATCGAATCCAGATGGCCGCCGAAGAGGAAGAACGTGTTCTGATCTGCGGCGACCGGGATGTGGATGGAATCACCTCGACAATCCTCCTTTATGAAGCCCTTCTGGATTCTGGAATTGAGGCCGAATGGAGAGTCCCTATCGGGGAAGATGCCTACGGACTGAATCCTGAGCTTATCAAAGATTTTGCCTCTCGAGACGGAACTCTGATTTTCTGTGTGGATTGCGGAATCTCGGATTTTGAGGAGATCTCTCTGGCGGGTGAACTGGGAATCGATGTGGTTGTTCTGGATCACCACAATCCTAGAGGGGGCAAACTCCCAGAAGCCCTTTGCATCGTCAATCCCAAGGTCCAGGAGGATTCTTATCCCTTTGAAGGATTGGCGGGCTGTGCCGTTGTATCTAAACTCATCTGGGCTCTTTGCTTTGCAAGAACCGAGCTCTACGGTCATGAGTACTGCTTCTTCTACATCAATGAAGAAAAGGGACAGCTGGAAATATATAAGTATGTCAATTTGGTAGAAGTCAGCCGGAAGTTTTACCCCCTGGACCAGGAAATTCCCCTGGAGGAACTCTCCGAATCCCTGCGGGGCTGGCCTCTGTTCAGCTATGATCTCTCCTCGCAGAAGCAAACTCTGGATCAAATTTTCGGTAAGGCGGCAGAACTTCATATTACTGACATAGCCGATCAGGTCTGTAGAGACTTTCCTAGTTTGCAAGGACTGAGTTTTCAAATTCTCCGGGATAAAAGCAGACTGGCCCGGTACTCTCTTCAGGCTCCTGATAATGGGGATGCCTTCCTTCATCTATTTTCAGGGCTGATGCTTAAACGCTATCAGGGGGCCTTTGAGCCCTTTGAAAAGGCTCTGGATCTAGTAGCCTTGGGCACTTTGGCGGATCTTATGCCTCTGGAAGATGAAAACCGTGTTCTTGTTAAAAGAGGAATGGAGCTTTTGGGCAAGGCCGTCAGACCGGGCCTTCGTGAACTCTTTATACGGCAGAGATTGCTGGGGAAGCCTCTTGAAACGAATGATGTTTCTTGGATGGTCTCCCCCTGGATCAACTCTTCGGGGAGGATGGGTCAGGCTGATAAGGCTGTAGAACTGTTTATAACAGAAGATGAAGCTATCAGGACTCGTCTGGCCGACGCACTTCATGACTTGAACCAGGAGCGGAAAAAGCTGGGAGATTCCCTTTGGGACGACGCTGTGGAAGAAGCAAGAACCAGTCAGGAAGGCTTGCATAATAAGTTGACCATGGTCCGGTCCCGGCAAATACCCCGGGGGATCACAGGCATCCTAGCCGCGAAGATGGTGAACACATTTTCGGTCCCTTCTTTGATCCTGTCCCGCCAGGAAGATGGAAGTCTCTCCGGGTCTATCCGCAGTCCTCGGGGCTGTTCTATTCAATCCCTGCTGCATGCCCATGCAGATCTCTTTATCGATTTTGGAGGACATGACTGTGCCGCCGGTTTCAGCATGGAGGGCTCAAATGAAGAGGCCTTTGTAAGACGGCTCGGTGAGTTCTGTAAGACCTGGAAACCCGAAATATCAGAAGATATTCCCGAAGTTGATGCCGAAATCCCAGTTGAATACTTGAATCCTGAGCTCTGGGAGATGGTCAGCCGCTTAGGCCCCTATGGCGAAGGATTCAGGCCCTTACTCTTTTTTAGCCGGAACCTCCTGATTGAAAAATCGGAGCTCATTGGCAAGGAGCCTCAGAACCATCTGAAATTCCTTTTATCATCTGAAACGGCCAAATTCCCGGCGCTCTACTGGAATGGCGCGGAAAATTTCAAAGATTATATGAGTCCTGACAACAGGGTGAATCTGCTGTATCATGTAAGCCGGAACTATTATATGAATCGGGAATCCCTGCAGATCACAGTCATCGATATGGAGCCAGCCAATTGAGAAAAATACTGATTATACCCTGCCTGTTCTTTTTATATTTTACTCTGGGAACTCTTCATGCCCAGAGCCTTCTCTCCACATCCCAGGCCTTTCCCGGTGATATTCTAACGGTCGTGGTCAATGAGGGAGACGTGGATGATGAAATACTCTTCATGTTGAAGGATGAAAAAGGAAATGTATGTTCCAACGCCCCCGGTCTCACCTTTGAAATGGAGGGGATCTCCGGACCCAATTTTATAGGACTCATGGGCCTTTCTTCGGATCTAGACCCCGGTAATTACCTCCTCCGGGCCGAGATCAGGAATTCCAAGGGGCTGGCCGTGTATGAGCGTCCGGTTCTGATTAGGACCCGGGACTTCAAATCGGAAGACATACCCCTGAATTATGACATGACCACACTGAGGACTGATGATTCCGCCGAGAAAAGAGATCAATCCCGTCGCTTGTGGGCTCTTTTGAACAGACGATCCGATGGAGCTGTACATCCTGTGGGTGTCTTTTTACCCCCCGTAAAGGAGTTCATACTGACCTCCTGGTACGGTGACAGAAGGAACTATCTATATACAGACGGCAATACGGCGGCCTCTCTTCACACTGGCCTGGATATGGCCGCAGCAACTGGTTCCGAAATTATGGCACCCCTTGATGGCACTGTTGTCATGGCAGAAGAGAGAATCCTTACGGGAGGGACCGTCGTCCTCGAACATCTGCCTGGCGTCTATTCCTTGTATTATCATATGGATCGGATCGATGTCAAAATAGGCGATAGTCTATCTCAGGGCGAACTGTTGGGGACTGTGGGTGCAACAGGGCTTGTGACAGGGCCTCATCTGCATTGGGAACTCAGGGTAAATACAATTCCTGTTAACCCGGAGAGATATCTTTCGCATCCACTTATTGACAAAGATGGAATATTAACCATAATAGACGATACTAAAGAAAAAGGGAGGTGATTCAATATCGCCAACATAAGAATTAGTGATGACGAGCCCCTGGAAAAAGCTATCAAACGGTTCAAGCGTATGGTGGAAAAAGAAGGTATTATCCGAGAATGGAAAAAACGGGAATACTTCGAAAAACCTTCCACTATCAAAAACCGGAAGAAAAAAGCCATGATCAGAAAACAGGCTAAGAAACTCAGAAAAACTGAGACAACCCGGAGATAATCACTTCAAACAAACAGAGGTTCATATGAACCTCTTTTTTTTGTCTATTTTCAAATACCCTCTTTGATTCCCAAAACATTCCACTCATGCTAGAATGCCCCATGATTCAGTGGATACAGTATGTCATAATCATAATAGCTGTTGGTGCCCTGGCCTTTGCGGCCTCTGTCTACCGTATCAGAAGAAACAGGGAGAAGCAGAAGAATCTCTCTTTGAACAGCACCCTTCAGGTCTTAATCAACCAGGATCAATATGAATATTTTCTCATTGATGTCCGTTCTGAAGCAGAGTATAAAAAGGGGCATATTCCCACAGCCATCAATGTTCCCTATGGTCATTTGGGGTCCTTTCTTCCAACGGATAATCTGTTCACAAATATGGTTGTTTATGGGCGGTCTCCTCTTCAGTCCAGCCGTGCGGCTGCCATCCTCAGTGATTCAGGGTATTTCAATGTGACCAGTTTTGGACCTGTCTTTAAATGGAGGGGGCCTGTCACCCGAGAAAGTAAAGACAATAAACCCTCAACAAAAGAAAAGAAGATCCTCTAAGCCCATTATGGGGCCTCTCTTCGTAAACAATCCTGTTCTCTGCCTTAAAATATGATTATATTGATAAGATAGGAGAACAAAATACATGTCAAAAACGAATGATCCTTCGGGATATAAACTCATCAGCATTGATGATCTCGATGAATACCGAGGTCGTGGTTACCTCTTTGAACATATAAAAACCGCTTGTCAAATTTATCATGTCCATAATGATGATGAGGAAAATTTGTTTTCCTTCAATTTTAGGACTCCTCCTTCAAACAGCAGCGGTGTTGCCCATATTTTAGAGCATTCCGTACTTTGCGGTTCCAAAAAATTCCCGGTGAAAGATCCCTTCCTTTCCATGATGAAGGGCAGTGTTAATACATTTTTAAATGCCATGACTTATCCGGATAAGACCCTTTATCCCGCCGCCAGTGTTCTTGAAAAGGATTTTTTCAACCTTATGGATGTCTACGGAGATGCCGTTTTCTTTCCCAATCTGAATGAAGAAGTGTTCAGGCAGGAAGGGCACCGTCTTGAGTGGGACGATCAGGGAAACCTTGTCCGTACAGGCATCGTTTACAACGAAATGAAAGGAAACTACTCCTCCCAGGAAGGCATTGCCAGTGAGTGGTCTATCCGCTCTCTTTTTCCGGATAATCCCTATGGTGTAGACTCCGGTGGAGAGCCTGAGAGCATTCCAACCCTCAGTTATGAGCAGTTTGTCAATTTTCATAAGACCTGGTACCACCCTTCAAACTGTAAAATATTTTTGTATGGAAATATCCCATCGGAGAAAATATTAAGCTTTTTAGATGACCGTTTTTTGAGTGAATTTGATAAAAAGCAGATTGACTCTTCAGTGGCCATTCAAAAAACCTGGTCTGCTCCCCGAACATTAGAAAAGACCTGGCCTTTGGGTGAGGGGGACAGCAGTGAGGGGAAGAGCACCATTTCAATGAACTGGAAGATCTTTGCAGCAGATGATCCCGTCCGCTCTTTGAGCATGTCTATCCTGACGGAGATGCTCATGGGGAATGCCGGTGCTCCCCTCTATAAAGCACTGCTGGAATCGGGTCTGGGAGAAGACCTGTCTCCCGTAAGCGGTGTGGATTTTGATTTGAACGAAGCTGTTTTTACAGTAGCCCTCAGGGGAACAGATCCCTCCAAGGCTGAGTCCTTTCGGGACCTGGTTTTTGCCGCACTGACCGAGTTGAGTCAGGCCGGATTTGATGATGTATTGAAAGAAAGTTGTATGCGTCTTGTTGAGTTCCGGGCCAGAGAAGTGAAGGGCGGCGGTCCTTTCGGGATCAGGCTTCTTAGAAAGATCATGAAAGGATGGAATTACGACAGGAATCCAGGAGCGTCCCTGCGTTTTGCACCGGTTATGGAGGAAGTCAGAGAGAAGGCCAAGACAAAGGGCTACTTCGAATCAATTTTGAAGCAGTGGATTCTCGAGAATCCCCACTGGACCCTGGTGACTGTAAAACCCGATAAACAGATGGCTAAAAAGCAGGAAGCCGCCCTAAAAGAAGAGTTGAAGATTCTTCAAGACTCCATGAGTCGGGAAGAACGGAAAATCCTGGATGAAAAGAATGAATCTCTCAAGATTTTTCAGGAGTCGGAAGATGAGGGTGGGGTGCCCTTTCTTCAAAGGAGTGATATCCCAGTCAAGGTGAATTCTCTGGCATATGAATCCAGTGAGCTTGGGCCTGCCAGGCTGTTGAAGCAGGGAGTCTTTACAAATGGGATTCTGTACAACGACATGGCCTTTTCACTGTCTCATTTGGATGAAAATCTCTATCCGTTTTTACCCCTGTTTACAAAACTCCTTTCCGG of Oceanispirochaeta crateris contains these proteins:
- a CDS encoding methyl-accepting chemotaxis protein, coding for MMKKNNKKRIRDSLAFSLNIYFLIFLSVIFIFLGYFLRTTTNTLIQKEQQENLIRMSRSTMGTMSLQMENAGRVLFAHAMNPNYGVSLQNRNFTYSASVLYKLKSQSPYFEDVFLMDSEGLVVGSTNPKLKGKDYSEDSFFKNAKMSGHEFDIDPTIVRFGEEGYPAAIVSSAVLVDGNIEGFLVISMNMQKFGTDFIVNRKVGETGNTYVIDSQGIIFIHPDKEHIFLDSKNLDFINAVLEAGSQEVYLPYTFEGVSKQGAFAWMEDPKWLVATVVDDSEVFRITRSITLILIILLFSTDLILIFFLAFVVRHKITSRLLPVEILMGKAAEGQLNAKGQWKGRDEVASITRSYNSLVDSLSSFFHDLNNRMNNMDEGGNDLASNMEETAAAVQQIKANIDSSMKQIRAQDESVHETASAVTQVALNIESLDRSLKKQGESILSSSSSVEELIAQINTISNSTSEARACMDELVGATRNGSDKLNLVSGQVHEILERSHRLEDANKLISGIAARTNLLAMNAAIEAAHAGSAGQGFAVVADEIRKLAEQSSTQSKEVKASIGEINASIMDVVKGSQESGKSFDIIQESIGRMNRITDEIRSSMDEQAQGGQEVLQSLSEMRQIASGVMEQSGEMSQGNDLIRGAVGSLGEISIQVIHAMDEINNGINEINQSMVNVATLTEKNRENIESVKADASKYKI
- a CDS encoding thymidine phosphorylase, coding for MRIVDIIMKKRDGAALTEEELRFFINGYVTGDIPEYQASAWLMAVYFRGMDAVETGLLTRLMMESGVLMDLSDLAGPLVDKHSTGGVGDKTSLILAPLAAACGAQVPMMSGRALGHTGGTLDKLESVKGYTVDATEDDLKRIIARAGYALIGQTAQVVPADRKMYALRDVTATVESIPLITASILSKKLAEGAQSLVFDVKCGSGAFMKTLQNAEILAESLVKTGQAMGRKVIALITAMEEPLGRMVGNFLEVEESWNCLQGGGPDDLMEVTLALCSKMLLTSGLCKGSDEAMDLCLQKIKSGEGADRFRENMIAQGADWQWFLDHVGTWRAPVKVEFKAPRQGIIHEINAYKVGMCALGLGVGRNKADDPVQPHTGLHFLKKRGESVAKGDLLCEVFALNDQDARQALASLEEAFRISPDPMTPEALILKEVGEL
- the recO gene encoding DNA repair protein RecO, with translation MNRLIKENYIPLKASDLGENHKLVLILTPGQGLIRIAVFGVKGKKSGSQRALIQPFSLCRGDLYYDPVKKLWRLKEGECLESRDSFHAHLNKYYAALFWSDLIIQTYAGGGSRDFFNLSESLFRDLDQEAEALVPGLFLSSLWDYLALEGIQPETNRCSRCGRPAPANKAVCYSPEGMVVCSRCRIDRLPLLTAPAREFLESVIGKQGLPEVDADTLESLTSYIMTILRTIVRLNMGQESLRIIFK
- a CDS encoding methyl-accepting chemotaxis protein, which encodes MKRNNKTIRDSLAFSLNIYFLIFLTVIFLVLGFFLRTVANSIILKEQQTNLMSNSLSIKNSLSSDMDNAGKLLYAHSINPNYGQSLIDREYFHLDSDLNKLKSQCPYFEDIYLMDSKGIVVASTNPKLKGNDYSNTSYFRHSKSPGHEYFIDSTIIKTGESGYPSAMITSAINVYGKIVGILAISMNMSEYGHDVILDKNIGETGYSYVIDKDGVLFIHPDEDKMFFDSHNWEFINTVFESGEKELYLPYTFEGISKQGAFVWMDDPQWLVVVGINDIEVFKVSRQITLILIGLLLSADILLIFFLAFVVRRKITSRLLPVEILMGKAAEGQLNAKGQWKGRDEVASITRSYNSLVDSLSSFFHDLNNRMMDMDEGGNDLASNMEETAAAVQQIKANIDSSMKQIRAQDESVHETASAVSQVALSIEALDKSLKRQSKSILSSSSSVEELIAQINTISNSTSEARACMDELVGATRNGSDKLNLVSSLVNEILERSHRLEDANKLISGIAARTNLLAMNAAIEAAHAGSAGQGFAVVADEIRKLAEQSSTQSKEVKTSIGEINTSILDVVKGSQESGKSFDIIQESIGRMNRITDEIRSSMEEQSQGGQQVLQSLAEMRQITTAVMEQSGEMSQGNDLIRGAVGSLGDISIQVIQAMDEIDNGISEINQSMVNVAALTEKNKDNIEAVRADASKYEV